Proteins encoded by one window of Blautia luti:
- the dxs gene encoding 1-deoxy-D-xylulose-5-phosphate synthase: protein MILEKIIKPNDIHNIPLADFGLLAEEIREFLIQAVSRTGGHLASNLGVVELTLALHNVLDFPEDKLIWDVGHQAYTHKILTGRKDEFENLRQEGGLSGFPKRCESDCDAFDAGHSSNSISAGLGYARARDILGQKHHVVSVIGDGALTGGMAYEALNNAAELKTNFIIIINDNNMSISRNVGGMSTYLSALRTAEAYTGMKLGVTKTLKKVPKIGTAMVDTMRRTKSSIKQLIIPGMLFENMGLTYLGPVDGHNMRQMMKLFNEAKRVEGPVIVHVLTKKGKGYGPASAHPDRFHGTGPFDIRTGKPLEKKVCPGYTDIFSRKLAALGEQNKKLTAITAAMPDGTGLVEFSRKFPERFFDVGIAEEHAVSFAAGLALGGLVPVVAIYSSFLQRAVDQMLHDVCMQKLHVIFAIDRAGLVGADGETHQGCFDLSYLSMMPNMTVLAPKNDRELEDMLEFAVAWNGPVAIRYPRGSAYQGLHEHRAPVEYGRSEILTTGKEIAILGVGSMIPSCEEVCRGLREDGYEPTLVNARFVKPLDVELLDQLAKDHSLFVTVEENVKSGGYGEHIAAYMEACHPEVRVLTATVWDQFVPQGKVDSLRARIGLGVEDIRRAIENSEVLKKK from the coding sequence ATGATTCTGGAAAAAATCATAAAGCCCAATGATATCCATAACATACCATTGGCAGATTTCGGGCTTCTGGCAGAGGAGATCAGAGAGTTTCTGATCCAGGCTGTAAGCCGTACAGGAGGACATCTGGCTTCGAACCTTGGGGTGGTGGAGCTGACCCTCGCTTTGCATAATGTGCTGGATTTTCCGGAAGATAAACTGATCTGGGATGTGGGTCACCAGGCATATACCCACAAGATCCTGACCGGAAGGAAAGATGAATTTGAAAATCTTCGTCAGGAAGGCGGTTTAAGCGGATTTCCCAAAAGATGCGAAAGTGACTGTGATGCCTTTGATGCAGGACACAGTTCTAACTCTATTTCTGCAGGGCTTGGCTATGCCCGGGCCAGGGATATCCTGGGACAGAAGCATCATGTAGTGTCTGTGATCGGTGACGGTGCCCTGACAGGGGGCATGGCATATGAGGCGCTGAATAATGCGGCTGAGCTGAAAACCAATTTTATCATAATCATTAATGACAATAATATGTCTATTTCCAGAAATGTAGGAGGAATGTCCACATATCTGAGTGCGCTCAGAACAGCAGAAGCCTATACAGGAATGAAACTGGGCGTGACGAAGACACTGAAAAAAGTTCCAAAAATAGGAACTGCCATGGTAGATACCATGCGCAGGACCAAGAGCAGCATCAAGCAGCTGATTATTCCGGGAATGCTTTTTGAGAATATGGGGCTGACTTATCTGGGCCCTGTGGACGGTCACAATATGCGTCAGATGATGAAGCTTTTTAATGAGGCGAAGCGCGTGGAGGGCCCAGTGATCGTTCATGTTCTTACGAAGAAAGGAAAAGGATATGGCCCTGCAAGCGCACATCCTGACCGTTTTCATGGAACAGGTCCTTTTGATATAAGAACCGGGAAACCGTTGGAAAAGAAAGTCTGTCCGGGATATACGGATATCTTTTCCAGAAAGCTGGCAGCTCTTGGAGAGCAAAATAAAAAGCTGACGGCTATCACTGCGGCAATGCCGGACGGAACCGGGCTGGTGGAGTTTTCCAGGAAGTTCCCGGAACGTTTCTTTGATGTGGGAATTGCAGAAGAACATGCGGTAAGTTTCGCAGCAGGACTGGCTCTGGGTGGATTGGTTCCTGTTGTGGCGATTTATTCTTCTTTCCTGCAGAGAGCGGTAGACCAGATGCTTCATGATGTATGTATGCAGAAGCTTCATGTGATCTTTGCCATAGACAGGGCAGGTCTGGTGGGGGCAGATGGTGAGACACATCAGGGATGTTTTGATCTTTCCTATCTTTCCATGATGCCGAATATGACAGTGCTTGCACCGAAGAATGACAGGGAACTGGAGGATATGCTGGAATTTGCCGTGGCTTGGAACGGACCGGTGGCGATCCGTTATCCCAGAGGCAGTGCATATCAGGGTCTTCATGAACATCGTGCACCAGTGGAGTATGGCAGAAGCGAGATCCTGACCACAGGAAAGGAGATCGCGATCCTGGGAGTAGGAAGTATGATCCCGTCCTGCGAAGAAGTCTGCAGGGGACTTAGGGAAGACGGATATGAGCCTACTCTGGTAAATGCCCGGTTTGTCAAACCACTGGATGTAGAACTTCTGGATCAGCTGGCGAAAGACCACAGTCTTTTTGTCACTGTGGAAGAGAATGTAAAAAGCGGTGGATACGGAGAACATATTGCCGCGTATATGGAAGCCTGTCATCCGGAAGTACGGGTGCTGACTGCCACTGTGTGGGATCAGTTTGTGCCACAGGGTAAGGTGGACAGCCTCCGGGCAAGGATTGGTCTAGGAGTGGAGGACATCCGTCGGGCAATAGAGAACAGTGAGGTTTTGAAGAAAAAATGA